In Argopecten irradians isolate NY chromosome 11, Ai_NY, whole genome shotgun sequence, one DNA window encodes the following:
- the LOC138334527 gene encoding synaptic vesicular amine transporter-like, whose protein sequence is MTTRGRFPDLFSVCPKVERLKFAMPLLRTSVVEWGNSILSQAKTSRVSILVLVFYTNMLDNLLLTAVVPVIPEILIDLDKKSLEETIRQEHYFNYVNVTDKVMMISADVEQLSNVTSGNSIGLAKRLLMSFSAVDENSRVGWLLSSKALIQIIANPAAGMLCNRFGYSVLLFIGTSTLLLSSSIYIFAASMVPLLLARCIQGIGSAASTIAGMSLLADRYRDDKERSRAMGTAMGGSALGVVVGYPFGAFLYSYSSKYTPFVTIATFVALDMVLQIMIVRPTLNQKLPVLGTPLHRLLRDPYILVAAGAVMLTTTAMATLEPTVPLWIIDTMHAQKWELGLVFLPDSIGYFVGANFFGVIAKRIGRWICSLCSMLLIGLCLSLIPLANSVAELILPHFGLGLGLGITDASIMPLLALLVDTRHVAVYGSVYAIAQLAVCLAYGIGPSIAGQIVKLVGFSWLMWGIAIINIAFSPLCLLLRNPPLKDENKPILDCQDKMDKIDNYTETKAE, encoded by the exons CCATTGTTGAGGACGAGTGTTGTCGAGTGGGGAAATTCTATATTGTCACAAGCTAAAACATCTCGAGTGTCAATACTTGTGCTTGTTTTCTATACCAATATGCTGGACAACCTTCTACTAACAGCAGTCG TTCCTGTGATCCCAGAAATACTGATAGACTTGGATAAAAAGTCATTAGAGGAAACCATTCGTCaggaacattattttaattacgTAAATGTAACGGATAAAGTGATGATGATAAGCGCGGATGTGGAACAACTCAGCAACGTCACTTCCGGTAATTCTATCGGTTTGGCCAAACGTCTGCTCATGTCTTTTAGTGCCGTAGACGAAAACAGCCGAGTCGGATGGTTGTTGTCATCCAAGGCTCTAATACAAATTATAGCTAATCCAGCAGCTGGGATGTTGTGTAATAG ATTTGGCTATTCTGTTCTGCTTTTTATTGGAACCAGCACATTACTCCTGTCATCATCTA TCTACATTTTCGCGGCATCTATGGTCCCATTGCTGTTGGCGAGGTGTATCCAGGGAATTGGGTCGGCTGCCTCTACCATAGCAG GAATGAGTTTACTCGCTGATCGTTACCGGGACGATAAAGAAAGAAGTCGTGCTATGGGAACGGCGATGGGTGGAAGTGCACTCGGTGTTGTTG TCGGCTATCCTTTTGGTGCTTTTCTGTATTCATATAGCAGTAAATACACGCCGTTTGTAACCATAGCTACATTTGTAGCGTTGGATATGG tATTACAGATAATGATTGTGCGACCAACACTTAACCAAAAG TTACCTGTATTAGGTACACCACTCCATCGACTGTTGAGGGATCCATACATTCTTGTGGCTGCAG GTGCTGTCATGCTGACAACCACTGCCATGGCAACCCTCGAACCAACCGTTCCTTTATGGATTATTGATACAATGCATGCTCAAAAGTGGGAACTAG GTTTGGTATTCCTGCCTGATAGCATTGGATACTTTGTAGGCGCGAACTTTTTTGGAGTTATTGCTAAACGAATAGGAAG GTGGATTTGTTCGTTATGCAGCATGCTTCTGATAGGCCTATGTCTGTCGCTT ATCCCACTTGCTAATAGTGTTGCTGAGCTAATTCTTCCACACTTTGGCCTGGGATTGGGCTTAG GTATTACTGACGCCTCTATCATGCCGTTACTGGCTCTGTTGGTGGACACACGCCATGTGGCAGTGTATGGGAGTGTCTATGCTATAGCACAGCTCGCGGTCTGTCTCGCCTACGGCATAG GTCCGTCAATTGCTGGACAGATTGTAAAGCTAGTAGGATTTTCATG GCTTATGTGGGGGATAGCCATCATAAACATCGCCTTCAGTCCATTGTGTCTTCTGCTAAGAAATCCCCCTCTGAAGGACGAAAATAAG CCAATACTGGATTGCCAAGACAAAATGGACAAAATCGACAACTACACAGAGACAAAAGctgaataa